One region of Chitinophaga varians genomic DNA includes:
- a CDS encoding SusC/RagA family TonB-linked outer membrane protein — translation MMKHIITVANFPKIFLPLLGLLFSVCSYAQSDLVSGTVTSAGDGQKIIGASVSLVGAKGIGALTSETGQFSIKIPSSVTGEITLAVTFVGYDRKEVKVSRGQSNINIQLTTNTKALGELVVTALGIKKEKKALAYAVTEVKGSEFTQAREINVADALTGKIAGVNASSLASGPGGSSRVIIRGNGSLNGDNQPLYVVNGMPIDNTTQSTITSGASNGLNYDRGDGIAGINPDDIESITVLKGGPAAALYGARASNGVILITTKKGVAQKGIGVDYNTTYTLETPSVIPDWQYEYGSGQKGLKPATKADAIAAGRLSWGPKIDGSNVVQFDGVERPYVARKNNIKNFYNTGNTFTNTLAFSGGNENTKYRVSLSDMNNRSLVPSQSLNKKIGSVSIASNLGKRLSIEAYAQYNVEKAKNRSSVSDAPGNVNWGTYMIANTVDIRNLNPGYDATDKEVEWNPSGFASNPYFVANRFRNNDDRKRFIGNASIKYNLLDNLFVRGRVSHDYLNINYTGIVPTGTLFAPKGLYQQYNTIATETNGELTINYQGKLSRDLAITAMAGGNRRKSISDGTNLNGTDFFAPGFYDPSNVVSLNTTNVNQRQATNSLFGSVDLSFKDLLFLTATGRNDWFSTLSPQNNNIFYPSVGASFLLSEAVKMPSWINYAKVRTSWAQVGGATPQPYILRQTYSVLSGGGHLGQPLQTPTQTTSQGSGSGLLQAPNPNLKPLLSTTFEAGIEARMLNNRLSADITVYSRKTTNDIMQAAISPASGYNFAILNVGEMSNKGVEVLLTGVPVKQKNFSWDISYNMAYNKNEVLKLTEGINSLQLDVSVNSYAYIFAEIGKAYSTIKGFKVLKDASGNTVYDKATGYEMRTGLTDLGTGVSPFSAGITNNFTYKRFNLSFLIDGKFGGHVYSATNLYATRFGLNKITLPGREDGLTVTGVDQDGKPFTKTFTYATGLQAYYDNYKNLSEKFVYDASFIKLRQVVLSYNIPTKVFAFAKLQGATVSFVARNLFILYKNAPNIDPESTFSNSNAQGFEMFGVPRTRSYGVNLQVKL, via the coding sequence ATGATGAAGCATATCATAACCGTGGCCAACTTTCCGAAGATATTCCTGCCACTCCTGGGCCTGTTATTTTCTGTCTGTAGCTATGCCCAGTCCGACCTGGTATCCGGGACCGTCACCAGCGCAGGCGACGGACAAAAAATCATCGGCGCCTCCGTATCGCTCGTCGGCGCTAAAGGCATCGGCGCCCTGACCAGCGAAACCGGTCAGTTCTCTATTAAAATACCTTCCTCCGTTACCGGTGAAATCACCCTCGCCGTCACCTTCGTAGGGTACGACCGCAAAGAGGTAAAAGTATCCCGGGGACAGTCCAACATCAATATCCAGCTGACAACAAATACCAAAGCGCTGGGTGAACTGGTGGTAACGGCACTGGGTATCAAAAAAGAGAAAAAAGCACTGGCCTATGCTGTCACCGAAGTAAAAGGCAGCGAATTCACACAGGCCCGCGAAATCAACGTGGCAGACGCACTCACCGGTAAAATCGCCGGCGTGAACGCCTCAAGCCTCGCCAGCGGCCCCGGTGGCTCCAGCCGTGTCATCATCCGGGGCAACGGCTCCCTCAACGGCGACAACCAGCCGCTGTACGTGGTAAACGGCATGCCCATCGACAATACCACCCAAAGCACCATCACCAGCGGCGCTTCCAATGGGCTCAACTATGACCGCGGCGATGGTATCGCAGGCATCAACCCCGACGATATTGAATCCATTACCGTGCTCAAAGGCGGCCCGGCCGCAGCCCTCTACGGCGCCCGCGCCTCCAACGGCGTTATCCTTATCACCACCAAAAAAGGCGTGGCACAGAAAGGCATCGGCGTAGACTATAACACCACCTACACCCTGGAAACACCGTCGGTCATCCCTGACTGGCAATATGAGTACGGCTCCGGTCAGAAAGGACTGAAACCAGCTACCAAAGCGGATGCTATCGCGGCAGGCCGCCTCTCCTGGGGGCCGAAAATCGACGGCAGCAACGTGGTCCAGTTCGACGGGGTGGAACGCCCTTATGTGGCCCGGAAAAACAACATCAAAAACTTCTATAATACCGGCAACACGTTCACCAATACACTGGCGTTCTCCGGCGGCAACGAAAACACAAAATATCGTGTATCCCTGTCCGATATGAACAACCGCAGCCTGGTGCCCAGCCAGTCGCTCAACAAAAAAATCGGCTCGGTGAGCATTGCTTCCAACCTGGGCAAACGCCTCTCTATTGAGGCCTATGCGCAGTACAACGTGGAAAAGGCCAAAAACAGAAGCAGCGTCTCCGACGCGCCCGGCAACGTTAACTGGGGCACGTACATGATCGCCAACACCGTAGATATCCGCAACCTCAATCCGGGTTATGACGCCACCGATAAAGAAGTGGAATGGAACCCCTCCGGTTTCGCTTCCAACCCCTACTTTGTAGCTAACCGCTTTCGTAACAACGATGACCGCAAACGTTTTATCGGTAACGCCAGCATCAAATACAACCTGCTGGACAACCTCTTCGTGCGCGGTCGTGTAAGCCATGATTATCTGAACATCAACTACACCGGTATCGTGCCCACTGGTACGCTCTTCGCTCCGAAAGGCCTCTATCAGCAGTACAATACCATCGCCACTGAAACCAACGGTGAACTGACCATCAACTACCAGGGCAAACTGAGCCGCGATCTCGCCATCACCGCCATGGCAGGCGGCAACAGGCGCAAATCCATATCTGACGGAACAAATCTGAACGGTACAGATTTCTTCGCGCCCGGCTTCTATGACCCGTCCAACGTGGTAAGCCTTAACACCACCAACGTAAACCAGCGGCAAGCCACCAACTCCCTGTTCGGCTCGGTGGACCTGTCTTTCAAAGACCTGTTGTTCCTGACCGCCACCGGCCGCAATGACTGGTTCTCTACGCTGTCGCCACAAAACAACAACATCTTTTATCCTTCCGTAGGCGCCAGCTTCCTGCTGTCTGAAGCAGTGAAAATGCCTTCCTGGATCAACTACGCCAAAGTACGTACGTCATGGGCACAGGTAGGCGGTGCTACGCCACAACCTTACATCCTGCGGCAGACTTACTCCGTGCTTTCCGGTGGCGGCCACCTCGGCCAACCGCTGCAAACGCCTACCCAGACTACCTCCCAGGGTAGCGGTTCCGGTCTGCTGCAAGCACCCAACCCCAACCTGAAGCCGCTGCTCTCAACTACTTTCGAAGCCGGTATCGAAGCGCGTATGCTCAACAACCGCTTGTCTGCAGACATTACGGTGTATAGCCGCAAAACCACCAACGATATCATGCAGGCGGCCATCTCCCCGGCGTCAGGGTATAACTTCGCTATCCTCAACGTAGGCGAAATGAGCAACAAAGGCGTGGAAGTATTGCTGACCGGCGTACCGGTCAAACAGAAGAATTTCTCCTGGGACATCAGCTACAACATGGCCTATAATAAAAACGAAGTGCTGAAACTGACTGAAGGCATCAACAGCCTCCAGCTGGACGTAAGCGTTAACAGTTACGCCTATATTTTTGCGGAAATCGGCAAAGCCTACAGCACCATCAAAGGCTTTAAAGTACTGAAAGACGCCAGCGGCAATACCGTATACGACAAAGCCACCGGCTATGAAATGCGTACCGGTCTGACTGACCTCGGCACCGGCGTGTCTCCCTTCTCTGCTGGTATCACCAACAACTTTACCTACAAACGTTTTAACCTGAGCTTCCTGATCGACGGTAAATTCGGCGGACATGTATATTCCGCTACCAACCTGTATGCTACCCGCTTCGGCCTGAACAAGATCACCCTGCCAGGCAGGGAAGACGGTCTTACCGTTACCGGCGTAGACCAGGACGGCAAACCGTTTACCAAAACATTTACCTACGCTACCGGTCTGCAGGCGTACTACGACAACTACAAAAACCTCTCTGAGAAATTTGTATACGACGCCAGCTTCATCAAACTGCGTCAGGTGGTGCTCAGCTACAACATCCCGACGAAAGTGTTTGCCTTTGCCAAACTGCAGGGCGCTACCGTTTCTTTCGTAGCAAGGAACCTGTTTATCCTGTATAAGAATGCGCCCAATATTGATCCGGAATCAACCTTCAGCAACTCCAATGCGCAAGGCTTTGAAATGTTCGGGGTACCCCGTACCCGGAGCTATGGCGTAAACCTCCAGGTAAAACTTTAG
- a CDS encoding SusD/RagB family nutrient-binding outer membrane lipoprotein: MQRIARYKFILLLGAVLGLASCDKDFEALNVNPNASEKPNIDLLFTQSLLKGNLPLDRAYFFTSYLHSGTYIQHYAIAKEMAGSGAGDKYAVNDFYQSFYYRNIYTNTMTTLAEIIEAAQAPENVNKLAVARLWKVLLMQRITDLYGDVPYSEATRGKSNLFQPKYDAQEDIYAALLKETEDAIKSFDASKATFGNADLIYKGNIAQWKKFGYSLMLRLAMRTTRATSTKVIAKDWAQKAVAGGVITDAADNAVVRYSNGPQTYNNNPIAFELVNQDYVPSSKGASNQEWGKFSKTFIDFLKNHNDPRLGVVSVVWTNGNPDTTAALQKGMANGTDVKPANPASYSEPNPATILNYASPLLVMTNAEMNLLLSEVALRGWSSGDKAQLYANGVTAALRNWSLFGAAGTIAPERISQYVTDNALNTGGSFDAQMEQIHTQFWVALLLDEQEAYANWRRTGYPVLVPVNYTGNVTGGTIPRRLPYSQTEQGINGPNYNEAVKRQGPDLLTTRIWWDK, from the coding sequence ATGCAACGTATTGCCAGATATAAATTCATTTTGCTCTTAGGAGCGGTACTGGGGTTAGCTTCCTGTGACAAAGACTTTGAAGCGCTCAACGTAAACCCGAATGCTTCCGAAAAACCAAATATTGATTTGCTGTTCACGCAAAGTCTGCTGAAAGGTAACCTGCCATTGGACCGTGCTTATTTCTTCACCTCGTACCTGCATAGCGGCACCTATATCCAGCACTATGCCATCGCCAAGGAGATGGCCGGGTCCGGCGCCGGTGACAAATACGCCGTCAATGATTTCTACCAGAGCTTTTACTACCGGAACATCTATACGAATACGATGACCACGCTGGCCGAGATCATCGAAGCAGCGCAGGCGCCGGAGAATGTGAACAAGCTCGCGGTGGCCCGTCTCTGGAAAGTATTGCTCATGCAGCGTATCACTGATCTTTATGGTGATGTGCCTTACAGCGAGGCTACCCGCGGTAAATCCAATCTCTTCCAGCCTAAATACGATGCGCAGGAAGATATCTATGCCGCGCTGCTGAAAGAAACGGAAGACGCTATTAAATCATTCGATGCTTCCAAAGCCACCTTTGGCAATGCGGACCTGATCTATAAAGGCAACATCGCCCAGTGGAAAAAATTCGGCTACTCCCTGATGCTGCGGCTGGCCATGCGCACCACCCGCGCTACCAGCACCAAAGTGATCGCCAAAGACTGGGCACAGAAAGCAGTGGCCGGCGGCGTGATCACCGATGCGGCAGACAATGCAGTGGTAAGATATTCCAACGGTCCGCAGACTTATAACAACAATCCCATTGCTTTTGAACTGGTAAACCAGGACTATGTGCCTTCTTCCAAAGGCGCCAGCAACCAGGAATGGGGCAAGTTCAGCAAAACATTTATCGATTTCCTGAAAAACCATAATGATCCGCGGCTGGGCGTAGTATCTGTGGTATGGACCAATGGCAACCCGGATACTACCGCCGCTTTACAAAAAGGCATGGCCAACGGTACCGATGTGAAACCGGCCAACCCCGCTTCTTATTCAGAACCCAATCCGGCAACTATCCTCAACTATGCTTCACCGCTGCTGGTGATGACCAATGCGGAGATGAACCTGCTACTCAGTGAAGTAGCGCTGCGTGGCTGGAGCTCCGGTGATAAAGCACAGCTGTATGCCAACGGTGTGACCGCTGCCCTGCGCAACTGGAGCCTGTTTGGCGCTGCGGGCACCATCGCGCCGGAACGTATCAGTCAATATGTGACAGATAACGCCCTGAATACCGGCGGCTCCTTTGATGCGCAGATGGAACAGATCCATACCCAGTTCTGGGTAGCGCTGCTGCTCGACGAGCAGGAGGCTTACGCCAACTGGCGTCGTACCGGTTACCCGGTACTGGTGCCGGTGAACTACACCGGTAATGTAACAGGCGGCACTATCCCGCGCAGGCTGCCTTATTCGCAGACAGAACAGGGTATCAACGGGCCCAACTACAACGAAGCCGTAAAGAGACAAGGACCAGATTTATTAACAACCAGAATATGGTGGGACAAATAA
- a CDS encoding family 20 glycosylhydrolase, protein MTRVFLFSVLITVHTCLLAQGKRVAAPAALIPLPVAASWTADSAFITARAAIKAMPGLEQDAALLQSYMQAVSDRPVKGRTAAAVSLSIDSLAVKQPEGYLLHVTPQQVTLTAHDAAGIGHGIATLRQLWKPAAGGGLVLPGAMITDYPRFGYRGMHLDVSRHFFSIDYVKNFIDQLALYKFNNFHWHLTDDQGWRIEIKKYPRLQEVAAWRDQTMIGHKKELPHRFDGKKYGGYYTQEQVKEVVAYAAARHINVIPEIEMPGHALAAMAAYPSLGCTGGPYKTAQFWGIFDDVFCAGKDSTFLFLQDVLDEVIALFPSSYIHIGGDECPKVRWKQCAACQQRMKAEHLADEDALQSYFIRRISDYVNSKGRRIIGWDEILEGGLAPGATVMSWRGVEGAVMAARQQQQVIMTPEDELYFDHYQSLYPEEQTAAAGYTPLEAVYGYEPLVAAGDTALLPYIAGIQGGIWSEYLSTETKANYMIYPRLQATAERAWSPATVRDYNQFTQRLAALTGDRYTTYKEINYRLDSLAPGSLYVSLHAHQPGAVVRYTTDGSVPVAGSPAYKGPVHISRSAVLQAQLFVQGKPVGRLFRQSFEICKATGAQVTWQQPPNTKYTAAPSLLVNGIAGTHRFNDGQWLGFSARDLQATIDLGNVQEIKLVGANVLNYHWQKMWAPVSLVFEASSDGKSFERIAVADSFPVNGINAVRLTVKPVQARYIKVTAVNRGVVPAGEYGAGGRAMLLADEIIVN, encoded by the coding sequence ATGACAAGAGTATTCCTGTTTTCTGTACTCATAACGGTTCATACATGCCTCCTCGCACAAGGAAAAAGGGTTGCCGCTCCGGCAGCCCTGATTCCTTTACCGGTGGCTGCCTCCTGGACAGCTGACAGCGCTTTTATTACCGCCCGCGCGGCAATAAAGGCCATGCCCGGCCTGGAGCAGGACGCAGCGTTGCTGCAATCGTATATGCAGGCCGTTAGTGACCGCCCGGTAAAAGGACGTACAGCCGCTGCCGTTAGCCTGTCCATCGATTCACTGGCGGTAAAACAGCCGGAAGGATACCTGTTGCACGTAACGCCGCAGCAGGTGACGCTGACGGCACATGATGCAGCGGGTATCGGTCATGGTATCGCTACGCTGCGGCAGCTGTGGAAACCGGCAGCCGGCGGCGGACTGGTATTGCCGGGAGCGATGATCACGGACTATCCCCGCTTTGGGTACCGTGGCATGCACCTGGACGTGAGCCGGCATTTCTTTTCGATAGACTATGTCAAAAATTTCATTGATCAGCTGGCGTTGTATAAGTTCAACAATTTCCACTGGCATCTGACGGACGACCAGGGATGGCGCATTGAGATCAAAAAATATCCCCGCCTGCAGGAAGTGGCGGCCTGGCGCGATCAGACCATGATCGGGCATAAGAAAGAGCTGCCGCATCGTTTCGACGGTAAAAAATACGGCGGCTACTACACGCAGGAGCAGGTGAAGGAAGTAGTGGCCTATGCCGCCGCCCGGCACATTAATGTAATTCCGGAAATTGAGATGCCCGGCCATGCGCTGGCCGCCATGGCGGCTTATCCGTCGCTGGGCTGCACCGGCGGCCCTTATAAAACCGCTCAATTCTGGGGCATCTTCGATGATGTGTTCTGTGCGGGTAAGGACAGCACCTTCCTCTTTTTACAGGACGTGCTGGATGAAGTGATCGCCCTGTTCCCTTCTTCGTATATTCATATCGGTGGTGACGAATGCCCGAAGGTGAGATGGAAGCAGTGTGCTGCCTGTCAGCAACGCATGAAGGCGGAACACCTGGCTGATGAAGACGCCTTGCAGAGTTATTTCATCCGCCGTATCAGCGATTATGTGAACAGCAAAGGGCGCCGTATCATCGGCTGGGACGAGATCCTGGAAGGAGGGCTGGCGCCGGGCGCCACGGTGATGAGCTGGCGCGGCGTGGAAGGTGCGGTGATGGCCGCCAGGCAACAACAGCAGGTGATCATGACACCGGAAGATGAATTGTATTTTGACCACTACCAGTCATTGTACCCTGAGGAGCAGACCGCGGCGGCTGGTTATACGCCACTGGAAGCGGTGTATGGTTATGAGCCACTGGTGGCTGCCGGTGATACGGCGTTGCTGCCTTATATCGCAGGCATTCAGGGCGGCATCTGGAGTGAATATCTGTCTACGGAAACCAAGGCCAACTATATGATCTATCCCCGGTTGCAGGCGACGGCCGAAAGGGCCTGGTCGCCAGCAACCGTGAGGGATTACAACCAGTTCACACAAAGGCTCGCTGCGTTGACGGGTGACCGTTATACCACCTATAAAGAGATCAACTACCGGTTGGACAGCCTGGCCCCTGGCAGTCTGTACGTGAGCCTGCACGCACATCAGCCGGGCGCGGTGGTCCGTTATACAACAGATGGGAGTGTGCCCGTTGCCGGTAGTCCGGCGTATAAGGGCCCTGTTCATATTAGCCGCAGTGCCGTGTTGCAGGCGCAATTGTTTGTGCAGGGCAAACCGGTAGGGCGGTTGTTCCGTCAATCGTTTGAAATCTGCAAAGCTACCGGCGCGCAGGTAACATGGCAGCAACCGCCCAATACCAAATATACCGCTGCGCCTTCATTGCTGGTAAACGGTATCGCCGGCACGCACCGCTTCAATGACGGGCAGTGGCTGGGCTTCTCGGCCCGGGACCTGCAGGCGACCATAGACCTGGGCAACGTACAGGAAATAAAGCTGGTGGGCGCCAATGTGCTCAACTATCACTGGCAGAAAATGTGGGCGCCTGTGTCGCTGGTGTTTGAAGCATCTTCAGACGGTAAAAGCTTTGAGCGTATAGCCGTGGCTGATAGTTTCCCGGTAAATGGCATTAATGCCGTACGGTTGACCGTAAAACCGGTACAGGCGCGGTATATTAAAGTGACTGCCGTCAACAGGGGCGTGGTCCCTGCCGGCGAATATGGCGCCGGAGGCAGGGCTATGTTGCTGGCAGACGAAATTATTGTTAACTGA
- a CDS encoding gluconate:H+ symporter: MAFLIVVLCILLLMVLVTLAKCNVFVAFLIVSALAGWWLGMPLQSITGAMQKGIGDTMGGLLIIIILGAMLGKLVAESGAARQIAQTLIRLFGTRYIQWALLVAGFIIGIPLYYGVGFVLLVPLIFSVVYQYKLPAVYIGLPTLAALSVTHGFLPPHPSPVALVTQFHANMGLTLIYGLIVAVPAIVVAGPLFARYLKKIPASPSPLFQSQENQAQVLPGAVNSFLTALLPVLLLVITTGVLHTTPVNSRLHGFLSFAGDASVVMLCCLLIATFSLGIAQRKSLKDIMNIYAESVKDIAMVMLIIAGSGALKEVLAGSGVSAQIAGAMSSWHIPVLVLGWLMAAVIRASIGSATVAGLTAAGMMAPFIVTGQVDPNLMVLSIGAGSLMFSHVNDAGFWMFKEYFNISIKDTFLSWSVMETIVGVMGLLGVLALNALIGH, from the coding sequence ATGGCATTTTTGATCGTTGTTTTATGCATCCTGTTGCTGATGGTACTGGTAACACTGGCCAAATGCAACGTCTTTGTGGCTTTTCTGATTGTGTCCGCGCTGGCGGGCTGGTGGCTGGGCATGCCGTTACAGTCCATTACCGGCGCCATGCAGAAAGGCATCGGTGACACGATGGGCGGGTTATTGATCATTATCATCCTGGGGGCCATGTTGGGCAAGCTGGTGGCGGAGAGCGGTGCGGCGCGGCAGATCGCGCAGACGCTGATCCGTTTATTCGGTACGCGTTACATACAGTGGGCATTGCTGGTGGCTGGCTTTATTATCGGCATCCCGTTGTATTACGGTGTGGGCTTCGTGTTGCTCGTTCCCTTGATATTTTCTGTGGTCTACCAATACAAGCTGCCGGCGGTATATATCGGGTTACCCACGCTGGCGGCTTTGTCTGTCACCCATGGCTTTTTACCGCCGCATCCCTCGCCGGTGGCGCTGGTGACACAGTTTCACGCCAATATGGGACTGACGCTGATATACGGCCTGATAGTGGCTGTGCCGGCCATCGTAGTGGCGGGACCGTTATTTGCCCGTTATCTGAAAAAAATACCGGCGTCGCCATCTCCTCTTTTTCAGTCGCAGGAAAATCAGGCGCAGGTTTTGCCTGGAGCAGTGAACAGTTTTTTAACGGCCTTGTTGCCGGTATTATTGCTAGTTATCACCACCGGGGTGTTGCATACCACCCCGGTGAATTCGCGGCTGCATGGTTTTCTCTCTTTTGCCGGCGATGCATCGGTAGTGATGCTGTGTTGTTTGCTGATCGCCACTTTTTCGCTGGGCATCGCGCAGCGGAAGTCGCTGAAAGATATCATGAACATATACGCAGAATCGGTGAAAGACATTGCCATGGTAATGTTGATCATAGCAGGGTCGGGCGCGTTGAAGGAAGTGCTGGCCGGTAGCGGCGTGAGTGCACAGATAGCCGGGGCCATGAGTTCCTGGCATATCCCGGTGTTGGTGCTGGGCTGGCTGATGGCCGCCGTTATCCGCGCCAGCATTGGTTCCGCTACGGTGGCCGGGCTCACGGCCGCAGGTATGATGGCGCCGTTTATTGTCACGGGGCAGGTAGATCCTAACCTGATGGTACTGTCGATAGGAGCGGGCAGCCTGATGTTCTCACATGTCAACGATGCCGGCTTCTGGATGTTCAAAGAGTACTTTAACATCAGCATAAAAGACACTTTCCTGTCGTGGTCCGTGATGGAAACTATTGTGGGCGTCATGGGCCTGCTGGGGGTACTGGCGCTCAACGCGCTGATTGGTCATTAA
- a CDS encoding RidA family protein has protein sequence MENKAAEKLKALGLELPPAPTPLGVYKPFLIDGKYLYLSGHGPVQQDKSLIIGRIGSEMDMEQGKLAARQVGLTMLSTINTHVGLEKVKRVIKVLGMVNCTPEFERHPYIINGCSELFAAIWGEENGIGVRSAVGFGSLPDNIPVEIEALFELY, from the coding sequence ATGGAAAACAAAGCAGCAGAAAAATTAAAAGCATTAGGCCTGGAATTACCACCGGCGCCAACGCCACTGGGCGTGTACAAACCTTTCCTGATTGACGGGAAGTATCTTTATCTGTCTGGCCACGGACCGGTGCAGCAGGACAAGTCGCTGATCATTGGCAGGATAGGCAGTGAGATGGACATGGAACAGGGTAAACTGGCTGCACGGCAGGTGGGCCTGACGATGTTGTCTACCATCAACACACATGTAGGTTTGGAGAAAGTGAAAAGGGTGATCAAAGTGTTGGGCATGGTCAACTGTACACCGGAGTTTGAACGGCATCCTTATATCATCAATGGTTGCAGCGAACTGTTTGCCGCCATCTGGGGCGAAGAAAACGGTATCGGCGTACGCAGCGCCGTGGGCTTCGGTTCCCTGCCCGACAATATCCCGGTAGAGATAGAAGCCTTGTTTGAATTGTATTAA
- a CDS encoding sugar kinase, protein MQKRDGTTAVRLAAFGEFLLRLHSNSGKRFGQSDGYIPFYAGAEANVCVLLSRLGISTEYITRVPDNDLAATGLQQLRGHGVGTGRVVCGGDRLGLYFTESGNGIRPGRVIYDRAGSSFATLQPGDIAWSSVLADIDVFHWSGVAAALSASSAAVCAEALEAASAAGLTISSDFNYRATLWKYGQHPSAVMPALLQHSDMTVADLDAVNVYYNIETDKQLPPEKRFEQCYDQLRRHMPKLKTLAMSFRKVQGNQLVYFGALAQGDQYYFSEGFTVPQVTDQIGAGDAFTAGVLFGVINQYPPQRIIDFAVACGTLKQSIHGDWALVNEREVTDLMANGPSGRIVR, encoded by the coding sequence ATGCAAAAGCGGGATGGAACAACAGCAGTCAGGCTGGCGGCTTTCGGTGAATTTCTGCTGAGGCTTCACAGCAACAGCGGTAAACGTTTCGGTCAGTCAGACGGATATATTCCTTTTTACGCCGGCGCGGAGGCCAACGTATGCGTACTGTTGTCCCGCCTGGGCATATCCACGGAGTATATCACCCGGGTGCCGGACAACGATCTGGCCGCAACAGGACTGCAACAGCTGCGTGGCCATGGCGTAGGCACCGGAAGGGTTGTCTGTGGCGGCGACAGGCTGGGGTTGTATTTTACCGAATCCGGTAACGGCATACGCCCCGGGCGTGTGATCTATGACCGTGCCGGTTCCTCTTTCGCCACTTTGCAGCCGGGGGATATCGCCTGGTCATCTGTACTGGCAGACATCGATGTGTTTCACTGGTCCGGCGTGGCTGCCGCATTGTCCGCCAGCAGCGCCGCTGTTTGCGCGGAAGCGCTGGAAGCAGCAAGTGCAGCAGGTCTTACCATCTCGTCAGATTTTAACTACCGTGCCACGCTCTGGAAATACGGGCAGCACCCTTCTGCTGTGATGCCTGCCTTATTGCAACACAGCGATATGACCGTGGCCGATCTGGACGCAGTGAACGTATATTACAATATTGAAACAGATAAACAGCTCCCGCCGGAGAAAAGATTTGAACAGTGCTATGATCAGTTGCGCCGGCATATGCCGAAGCTGAAAACACTGGCCATGAGTTTCCGGAAAGTACAGGGCAATCAGCTGGTGTATTTCGGGGCGCTCGCACAGGGCGACCAGTATTATTTTTCAGAAGGATTTACTGTTCCGCAGGTCACCGACCAGATAGGCGCCGGCGATGCTTTTACCGCAGGTGTTTTGTTTGGCGTCATCAACCAGTACCCGCCACAGCGTATCATCGATTTCGCTGTAGCCTGTGGCACGCTCAAACAGAGCATCCACGGCGACTGGGCACTGGTGAATGAACGGGAAGTGACCGACCTGATGGCCAACGGCCCTTCGGGAAGGATAGTACGATAA
- a CDS encoding dipeptidase, producing the protein MFTIDAHLDLSMNALEWNRDLRQPVMAIRSREAGLQDKPDRAKGVVAFPELRKGNIGLVVATQIGRYVAPDNPLPGWHSPEQAWAQTQGQLAWYKAMEDAGEMVMIKDLPALEQHIALWNDGTPNDNKPIGYILSLEGADSLVTLDHLHRAYQNGLRAVGPAHYGPGRYANGTDATGHLNEQGRQLVREMEKLNMILDATHLCDDAFWDAMDIFNGAVWASHNNCRALVDHNRQFSDDMIKTLVQKGAVIGGALDAWMMVPGWVRAQSTPEGMHCNLEKLIDHMDHICQIAGNSLHVGIGTDLDGAFGKEQCPYDLETIADLQKLPDMLSGRGYKAADIENIMHGNWLRFLRHAWK; encoded by the coding sequence ATGTTTACGATTGATGCACACCTCGACCTCAGTATGAACGCCCTGGAATGGAACAGGGACCTGCGGCAGCCGGTAATGGCCATCCGCAGCCGGGAGGCAGGTCTACAGGATAAACCGGACAGGGCTAAAGGCGTAGTGGCTTTTCCCGAGCTTCGTAAAGGAAATATCGGTCTCGTAGTGGCCACGCAGATAGGACGTTATGTGGCGCCTGACAATCCTTTGCCGGGCTGGCATTCGCCTGAGCAGGCATGGGCACAGACACAGGGGCAGCTGGCATGGTACAAGGCCATGGAAGATGCCGGTGAAATGGTAATGATCAAAGACCTGCCTGCATTGGAACAGCATATCGCCCTGTGGAACGATGGCACGCCCAATGACAACAAACCCATTGGATATATCCTGAGCCTCGAAGGAGCCGATTCACTGGTAACGTTGGACCACCTGCACAGGGCTTATCAAAACGGCCTCCGTGCCGTAGGGCCCGCCCACTACGGACCCGGACGTTATGCCAACGGTACCGACGCTACCGGCCATCTGAATGAACAGGGACGCCAGCTGGTCCGGGAGATGGAAAAGCTGAACATGATACTCGACGCCACCCACCTGTGCGACGACGCTTTCTGGGATGCCATGGACATCTTCAACGGCGCGGTATGGGCCAGCCATAACAACTGCCGCGCACTGGTAGACCACAACCGCCAGTTCAGCGATGATATGATCAAAACACTGGTGCAGAAAGGCGCTGTCATAGGAGGCGCACTCGATGCCTGGATGATGGTACCGGGATGGGTACGGGCACAGTCTACCCCTGAAGGCATGCACTGCAATCTCGAAAAACTTATTGATCACATGGACCATATCTGCCAGATTGCCGGCAACTCCCTGCATGTAGGTATCGGTACAGACCTGGACGGCGCTTTCGGAAAAGAGCAATGCCCTTATGATCTGGAAACGATCGCAGACCTGCAGAAGTTACCGGATATGTTGTCCGGAAGAGGCTATAAGGCCGCAGATATTGAAAACATCATGCACGGGAACTGGTTACGGTTCCTCCGTCATGCCTGGAAATAA